In Reichenbachiella agarivorans, one genomic interval encodes:
- a CDS encoding DJ-1/PfpI family protein produces MKSIILIIALTMMASISLSAQNKKILFVMSAADTLELNKGQKLRQTGVFLNEFYLAFKALTENGYIVDFATPNGMVSTIDEESINDNYWEDLFEVKKEAVEFINKDSSFRNPITLEKAIENQDDYIGLIIPGGQGLMIDLKQDKNIPVLLKYFAAKDKPTGLICHAPSLLLTMPEEENPYIGYKVNSVSPLEEFVIEKFIMKGRPSDRKIAKKLKKLGLKYRSGLPKANFALKDRNLVTSQNPFSSSSFNALYLKALEEYLGRKN; encoded by the coding sequence ATGAAAAGCATAATTTTAATTATCGCATTAACTATGATGGCTAGCATTTCTCTTTCCGCACAAAACAAAAAAATACTGTTTGTAATGAGTGCGGCAGATACTTTAGAACTAAATAAGGGGCAAAAGTTACGACAAACAGGTGTTTTTTTGAATGAGTTTTACCTGGCTTTTAAAGCACTTACTGAAAATGGATATATTGTTGATTTTGCCACGCCAAACGGAATGGTGTCAACAATTGATGAAGAAAGCATTAATGACAACTATTGGGAAGACCTTTTTGAAGTGAAGAAAGAAGCTGTAGAGTTTATAAACAAAGACAGTTCTTTTAGAAATCCAATTACACTTGAAAAAGCGATTGAAAATCAAGATGATTATATTGGTTTAATTATTCCAGGAGGACAGGGTTTAATGATAGATTTGAAGCAAGACAAAAACATCCCTGTGTTGTTAAAATATTTTGCGGCAAAAGACAAACCAACAGGACTAATATGTCATGCACCAAGCCTTCTTCTAACCATGCCAGAAGAAGAGAACCCCTACATTGGGTATAAAGTTAATTCTGTTTCACCTTTGGAAGAATTTGTTATTGAAAAATTTATAATGAAAGGCAGACCAAGTGATAGAAAAATAGCTAAAAAATTAAAGAAACTAGGACTGAAATATAGAAGTGGTTTACCAAAAGCAAACTTTGCATTAAAAGACAGGAACTTGGTGACAAGTCAGAATCCATTTTCGAGCAGCTCTTTTAATGCTTTGTATTTAAAGGCGTTGGAAGAATATTTAGGTAGAAAAAATTAA
- a CDS encoding Crp/Fnr family transcriptional regulator — MEDLYNFFNAISPIQEDTWKVVKNIFSEHSLKKGEYFIEGGKIAKKFGFLRQGVIRAFYRNHEGVEYNKHFFTKNNMVGGYSSLVTQLPNTINQQALTDCELLIGNYKKLTDLLDKHQDLERLLRKIAEGYFVNKEQREVEIVLLEANKRYAIFQKEYPQLEQLIPQYHIASYLGITPTQLSRIRKQNSKS, encoded by the coding sequence ATGGAAGACCTATACAATTTTTTTAATGCTATTTCACCTATTCAAGAGGACACTTGGAAAGTAGTAAAAAATATTTTTAGTGAACATTCATTGAAAAAAGGTGAATACTTTATTGAGGGAGGTAAAATTGCTAAAAAATTCGGGTTCCTTAGACAAGGTGTAATTAGAGCCTTTTATCGCAATCATGAAGGCGTAGAATACAATAAACATTTCTTTACAAAAAACAATATGGTCGGCGGCTATTCCTCTTTGGTAACTCAATTGCCCAATACTATAAATCAACAAGCTTTGACAGATTGTGAATTGCTGATAGGGAACTATAAAAAGCTAACTGATTTATTAGATAAACATCAAGATTTAGAAAGACTTTTAAGAAAGATTGCCGAAGGGTATTTCGTTAACAAGGAGCAACGCGAAGTAGAAATTGTATTATTAGAAGCGAATAAACGGTACGCAATTTTTCAGAAAGAATACCCTCAATTAGAACAACTGATTCCACAATACCATATTGCCTCCTACCTTGGTATAACTCCAACACAACTCAGCAGAATTAGAAAACAAAATAGTAAGAGCTAG
- a CDS encoding FdhF/YdeP family oxidoreductase: MKRSSWEEAFAMIGKQLQALDDPNEAIFYTSGRSSNEAAFLYGLFIRAFGTNNMPDCSNMCHESSGIALGETLGIGKGSVTLEDFGDAEAVMVIGQNPGTNHPRMLSALEKCKSHGGKVIAINPLEEAGLIRFKNPQEIKGIMGGTELTDIHLQVKINQDVALLKLIMKRLAEREERESGVFDWEFINQKTNGVEALLADLKRQDEARLLAQCGISEVKINETVELLAQRKRIIICWAMGLTQHKNGVENIKECVNLLLLKGSLGIKGGGTCPVRGHSNVQGDRTVGIMHHVSPKLNASLERVFGFTPPDQEGLDTVHAIQAMHEGRAKVFIALGGNFLSAASDTAYTGEALQRCDLTVSISTKLNRTHLITGKTALILPTLGRTEKDHKAGKDRFVTVENSMGRVHQSHGRLAPASDQLMSEPEIVARMAQAYFGENAKIPWQQLGTDYDLVRQKISEVFDGFDNYTKRSQQAGFDLPNHTRVWDESKLPGGKAQFTVCGLPQHDLAADEFLLMTIRSHDQFNTTIYGMDDRYRGIYNERRVVLINAKDAEMMGLEKFDKVDLVSRYGGIERKAENFLIIPYNIPRGNLAAYFPETNVLIPHDQYADKSHTPISKSVRVRIDVKR; encoded by the coding sequence ATGAAAAGATCTTCTTGGGAAGAGGCATTTGCTATGATTGGAAAGCAATTACAGGCGTTGGATGATCCTAACGAAGCGATCTTTTATACCTCGGGTCGGTCGAGCAACGAAGCGGCTTTTCTCTATGGACTCTTCATCCGCGCCTTTGGCACCAACAACATGCCTGACTGCTCCAACATGTGCCATGAGTCGAGTGGAATCGCTCTAGGCGAAACCCTGGGGATCGGCAAGGGGTCCGTCACATTGGAGGATTTTGGGGATGCAGAAGCGGTCATGGTCATCGGTCAAAACCCGGGTACCAATCACCCGCGCATGCTCTCTGCGCTGGAGAAATGCAAAAGCCATGGCGGCAAAGTCATTGCGATCAATCCGCTCGAAGAAGCGGGATTGATCCGTTTCAAAAATCCGCAGGAGATCAAAGGCATCATGGGCGGTACTGAGCTCACCGACATTCACCTACAAGTCAAAATCAACCAGGATGTGGCATTGCTCAAGCTCATCATGAAGCGACTCGCCGAGCGAGAAGAGCGTGAAAGTGGTGTTTTTGATTGGGAATTCATCAACCAAAAAACAAACGGAGTAGAAGCGCTATTGGCAGATTTGAAGCGACAAGACGAAGCAAGGCTTTTGGCGCAATGCGGCATCTCTGAAGTGAAAATCAACGAAACCGTGGAGCTGCTCGCTCAGCGTAAACGAATCATCATCTGCTGGGCGATGGGACTCACCCAACACAAAAACGGCGTAGAAAATATCAAAGAATGCGTCAACCTACTCCTGCTCAAAGGCAGCCTCGGCATCAAAGGAGGCGGCACCTGTCCCGTCCGTGGACACAGCAACGTACAGGGAGACCGAACCGTGGGCATCATGCACCATGTATCACCCAAACTCAATGCCTCCTTGGAACGAGTATTTGGCTTTACCCCGCCTGATCAAGAAGGGTTGGATACGGTGCATGCCATCCAAGCCATGCACGAGGGACGTGCCAAGGTCTTCATTGCTTTGGGGGGCAACTTCCTATCGGCGGCATCTGATACTGCCTATACAGGTGAGGCCTTGCAGCGATGCGACTTGACGGTATCCATCAGTACCAAGCTCAACCGTACCCATTTGATCACTGGCAAGACGGCGTTGATATTGCCGACTTTGGGACGTACCGAGAAAGACCACAAAGCAGGAAAAGACCGATTCGTAACGGTAGAAAATAGCATGGGAAGGGTTCATCAATCACATGGGAGATTGGCGCCTGCCTCGGATCAGCTCATGAGTGAGCCCGAGATCGTGGCGCGCATGGCGCAAGCCTATTTTGGAGAGAATGCCAAGATTCCATGGCAGCAGCTAGGTACCGATTACGACCTGGTGCGTCAAAAAATATCAGAGGTATTCGACGGTTTTGACAACTACACTAAGCGATCTCAGCAAGCAGGTTTTGATCTGCCCAACCACACACGTGTGTGGGACGAATCCAAATTGCCAGGAGGCAAGGCACAGTTCACCGTGTGTGGACTGCCACAGCACGACTTGGCCGCAGATGAGTTTCTATTGATGACGATCCGATCACATGATCAGTTCAACACCACGATCTATGGCATGGACGATCGCTACCGCGGCATCTACAACGAGCGCCGAGTGGTACTGATCAACGCCAAGGATGCTGAAATGATGGGATTAGAAAAGTTTGACAAAGTAGACTTAGTCAGTAGATACGGTGGGATTGAGCGCAAGGCAGAAAACTTCCTCATTATCCCCTACAACATCCCTAGGGGCAATCTGGCGGCTTACTTTCCAGAAACCAATGTGCTGATCCCTCACGATCAATACGCAGACAAAAGCCACACGCCGATCAGCAAGTCGGTGAGGGTAAGGATTGATGTGAAGCGCTAA
- the dnaE gene encoding DNA polymerase III subunit alpha, translating into MYLIFDTETTGLPKNYNAPLEDLDNWPRLVQLAWQLHASDGSLIRAQNFIVKPDGYTIPFNAQKVHGISTERAEAEGHDLNEVLDIFSADLLKTQSVVGHNVEFDLNIVGAEYLRKERNNDLSTIKAIDTKDESTDYVAIPGRGGKFKWPTLTELHTKLFGTGFADAHDAAYDVDATAKCFFGLITEGIIPPLDGRDRKEVIYEAPKLDAANFAVAEEVTVETPPKGTTADIKAMEDVSFSHLHVHSQFSVLQAVSEVQSIVDTAKAMDMPAIALTDHGNMMAAFHFVRAAHKAEIKPILGCEFNITDDRKSKSKQNNGYQQVLIAKNKAGYHNLAKMASIAFIEGFYYVPRIDKEVLVQYKSDIIATTGGLWGEIPFTILNYGVEQAEEVFIWYKEQFGEDFYVELTRHGVEEENIVNQVLLDFAKKHGVKYFASNNTYYTEKKQANAHDILLCVKDGEQQSKPKMYIGKRGREYRYGFPNDEFYIKSQDEMKKLFADLPEAISTTAEIVEKIESYALERDILLPAYSIPEEFRDERDKDDPKLKLGENNLLRHLTYEGAKKRYPEITPEIEERLDFELEVIRNTGYPGYFLIVQDFCQAARDMGVSVGPGRGSAAGSAVAYCTGITNVDPIKYDLLFERFLNPERVSMPDIDIDFDDEGRQRVIDYVINKYGANQVAQIITYGTMAAKSAIRDTARVLELNLSEADKLAKLVPDIKLKKLFGFSDKELADALKNNAEAITQANELKRILGIGDSSDESKVLNQARVLEGSVRNTGIHACGVIITPDDITKFVPVALAKDSDMYCTQFDNSVVEDAGLLKMDFLGLKTLTLIKDACRLVKQRHGLDLDPDNFPIDDQKTYELFQRGETVGIFQYESPGMQKYMRELKPTVFADLIAMNALYRPGPIEYIPSFIKRKHGDEEIQYDLADMQEYLEETYGITVYQEQVMRLSQKLADFTKGEADVLRKAMGKKQMAVLDKMKPKFIEQASAKGHDAKILEKVWKDWEAFASYAFNKSHSTCYAWVAYQTAYLKANYPAEYMAAVLSNNMNDIKQVSFFMEECQRMGLDVLGPDVNESIMKFNVNEQGQVRFGLAAMKGAGDAAVKALIEEREANGPYSDIFNLATRVNLRQVNKKTFEVMAQAGAFDCFKDYHRRQYLATDDGEANLIEKVIKYANRMEAQASSAQASLFGGDTGVSEPIPTVGNVERFSDLEQLRLEKEVVGLYISGHPLDQFRFEIDNFCNTGLGELNNLAELQKKGPNIRLAGMVTAIAHRQTKNGKPFGTLEIQDYSDTYTFFLFSDDYIKFKEFFEVGWFLYIQGAVKMKWQGPDMEFKINTISLLTDIREEKTKGITLNVRLQDISETFIQDIYALTTAHGGEGILKVNIIDPEDNLKVNLMSRTIKISTDDELLKKLEKYDAIHYDVIV; encoded by the coding sequence ATGTACCTGATATTTGATACCGAGACCACTGGTTTACCCAAGAATTACAATGCTCCTTTGGAGGATTTGGACAACTGGCCTAGACTGGTGCAACTCGCTTGGCAACTCCATGCCAGTGACGGTTCTCTCATCAGAGCGCAAAACTTCATCGTCAAACCAGATGGCTATACCATCCCTTTCAATGCGCAGAAAGTCCATGGTATCTCAACAGAGCGTGCAGAAGCAGAAGGTCACGATCTCAACGAAGTACTGGATATATTCTCAGCAGATCTGCTCAAAACCCAATCTGTCGTAGGTCACAACGTAGAGTTTGACCTCAACATCGTCGGGGCAGAGTACCTGAGAAAAGAAAGAAACAACGACCTCTCTACAATCAAAGCCATAGACACCAAGGATGAATCCACAGACTATGTGGCTATCCCAGGTCGTGGTGGCAAGTTCAAATGGCCGACACTGACAGAACTACACACCAAGCTATTCGGGACGGGCTTTGCAGATGCTCACGATGCAGCATACGATGTAGACGCTACTGCCAAATGTTTCTTTGGTTTGATCACAGAGGGGATCATCCCACCACTGGATGGTAGAGACAGAAAGGAAGTTATCTATGAAGCTCCCAAATTAGATGCTGCCAACTTTGCTGTGGCAGAAGAAGTGACAGTAGAGACTCCTCCCAAAGGCACAACAGCTGATATCAAAGCCATGGAAGATGTCAGCTTCTCCCATCTACATGTACACTCGCAGTTCTCAGTACTGCAGGCGGTATCAGAGGTGCAATCCATTGTGGACACTGCCAAGGCCATGGATATGCCCGCGATTGCGCTGACGGATCATGGCAACATGATGGCAGCCTTTCATTTCGTACGAGCCGCTCACAAAGCTGAGATCAAACCTATCCTAGGCTGTGAATTCAACATTACAGACGACCGAAAATCAAAAAGCAAGCAAAACAACGGCTACCAGCAAGTACTGATCGCCAAGAACAAAGCTGGCTATCACAACTTAGCAAAAATGGCTTCCATTGCCTTCATCGAAGGTTTTTACTATGTACCTAGGATTGACAAAGAAGTATTGGTTCAGTACAAGAGTGACATCATTGCTACCACGGGTGGACTTTGGGGAGAGATTCCTTTTACCATCCTCAACTATGGCGTAGAACAAGCCGAAGAGGTTTTCATCTGGTACAAAGAGCAATTCGGTGAGGATTTTTATGTCGAACTCACACGTCACGGTGTAGAAGAAGAAAACATTGTGAATCAGGTTTTGCTGGACTTTGCCAAGAAGCATGGAGTAAAATATTTTGCCTCCAACAACACCTACTACACAGAAAAGAAGCAAGCCAATGCTCACGACATTCTGCTCTGTGTAAAGGACGGAGAGCAACAGAGCAAGCCCAAAATGTACATAGGCAAGCGTGGCAGAGAATACCGCTATGGCTTCCCCAATGACGAGTTTTACATCAAGTCCCAAGACGAAATGAAAAAACTCTTTGCGGATCTGCCTGAGGCCATCAGTACCACAGCAGAGATCGTAGAAAAAATCGAAAGCTATGCACTCGAACGAGACATCCTCCTCCCTGCCTATAGCATCCCAGAGGAGTTTCGAGACGAAAGAGACAAAGACGACCCTAAACTCAAACTAGGAGAAAACAACCTGCTGCGCCACCTCACCTACGAAGGAGCCAAAAAACGATATCCAGAAATCACTCCTGAGATCGAAGAGCGATTGGATTTTGAGCTAGAAGTCATCCGAAACACTGGCTACCCAGGGTACTTCCTGATTGTACAGGATTTTTGTCAGGCAGCCAGAGACATGGGCGTCTCTGTAGGTCCAGGTCGTGGATCAGCTGCTGGATCAGCTGTTGCCTATTGTACGGGGATCACCAATGTAGACCCGATCAAGTATGACCTACTTTTTGAGCGTTTCTTGAATCCAGAAAGGGTGTCCATGCCCGATATTGATATTGACTTTGATGACGAGGGTCGTCAGCGGGTCATCGACTATGTAATCAACAAATACGGAGCGAATCAGGTAGCTCAAATCATCACCTACGGTACGATGGCTGCCAAGTCTGCCATCCGAGACACAGCTCGGGTACTAGAACTAAACCTCTCCGAAGCAGACAAACTCGCCAAACTCGTCCCTGATATCAAACTTAAAAAGCTCTTTGGTTTTAGTGACAAAGAACTGGCAGATGCACTCAAAAACAACGCAGAAGCCATCACCCAAGCCAACGAACTCAAGAGAATCTTAGGCATAGGTGACAGTAGCGACGAGTCCAAAGTTTTGAACCAAGCCAGAGTCTTGGAAGGCTCTGTCCGAAACACGGGCATTCACGCCTGTGGAGTCATCATCACGCCTGACGACATCACCAAGTTCGTCCCAGTGGCACTTGCCAAAGACTCTGACATGTACTGTACCCAGTTTGACAACTCGGTCGTAGAAGATGCTGGCTTGCTCAAAATGGATTTTTTGGGTCTAAAAACTCTGACACTGATCAAAGATGCTTGTCGTCTGGTCAAACAAAGACATGGTTTGGATCTCGATCCAGACAACTTCCCTATTGATGATCAAAAGACCTATGAACTCTTCCAGCGCGGTGAAACGGTAGGGATATTCCAATACGAATCTCCTGGTATGCAGAAATACATGCGGGAACTGAAACCCACCGTATTTGCTGATTTGATTGCCATGAATGCACTCTATCGTCCGGGACCTATCGAGTACATCCCTTCATTTATCAAGCGTAAGCATGGAGATGAGGAGATTCAGTACGATTTGGCAGACATGCAAGAGTACCTAGAGGAGACTTACGGTATCACGGTCTATCAGGAGCAGGTCATGCGTTTGTCTCAGAAGCTCGCGGACTTCACCAAAGGTGAGGCCGATGTACTTCGTAAGGCGATGGGTAAGAAGCAAATGGCGGTTTTGGACAAAATGAAGCCAAAGTTCATTGAGCAGGCCTCTGCCAAAGGACATGATGCCAAGATACTGGAGAAAGTATGGAAAGATTGGGAAGCCTTTGCATCCTATGCCTTCAACAAATCACACTCGACCTGTTACGCTTGGGTGGCATACCAAACTGCCTACCTCAAGGCCAACTATCCTGCCGAATACATGGCGGCCGTACTGAGCAACAACATGAACGACATCAAGCAGGTCAGTTTCTTCATGGAAGAGTGCCAGCGCATGGGACTCGACGTATTGGGTCCTGATGTGAACGAATCCATCATGAAATTCAATGTCAACGAACAAGGACAGGTACGATTTGGACTCGCAGCAATGAAGGGTGCAGGTGATGCTGCTGTCAAAGCGCTGATCGAAGAGCGTGAAGCCAATGGCCCCTACTCCGACATCTTCAATCTAGCGACCCGTGTCAACCTGAGACAAGTCAACAAAAAGACCTTCGAAGTGATGGCACAGGCAGGTGCTTTTGACTGCTTCAAAGACTACCACAGGAGACAATACCTCGCTACCGATGATGGAGAAGCCAACCTCATCGAAAAAGTCATCAAATACGCCAACCGTATGGAGGCACAGGCATCTAGTGCACAGGCCTCACTCTTCGGTGGTGATACTGGTGTATCTGAGCCGATCCCTACGGTGGGCAATGTCGAGCGATTTAGCGATCTAGAGCAACTCCGATTGGAAAAAGAGGTCGTGGGACTCTATATCTCAGGTCATCCTTTGGATCAGTTCAGGTTTGAAATCGACAACTTCTGTAACACTGGATTAGGCGAACTCAACAATCTCGCTGAACTGCAAAAAAAAGGTCCCAATATCCGTCTTGCAGGTATGGTGACCGCCATCGCTCACAGACAAACCAAGAACGGAAAGCCCTTTGGAACACTGGAGATTCAAGATTATTCGGATACCTACACTTTTTTCTTGTTCTCCGATGACTATATCAAATTCAAAGAATTTTTTGAAGTAGGTTGGTTCCTCTACATCCAGGGAGCTGTCAAAATGAAGTGGCAGGGGCCAGACATGGAGTTTAAAATCAACACGATATCTCTACTGACTGATATCAGGGAGGAAAAAACCAAAGGCATCACGCTCAATGTCAGACTACAGGATATCTCAGAGACTTTTATTCAGGACATCTATGCCCTCACCACTGCACACGGTGGGGAAGGAATCCTCAAAGTCAACATCATAGATCCTGAAGACAACCTCAAGGTCAACCTAATGTCTCGCACCATCAAAATCAGTACCGATGACGAACTCTTGAAAAAGCTAGAAAAATATGATGCCATCCACTATGATGTGATCGTGTGA
- a CDS encoding thioredoxin family protein, with amino-acid sequence MTKEETIQAAVATAYTFEEYITLIEQLHTEEKATSFPDNKSYYDYSVLGLSRMKRVYKKVELNSEIIDRIKAISSPQHWVLISESWCGDASQTVPVIAKIAEQNPNITLHIVLRDSNPELMAYYKTNGATSIPILVILNENWSEITVWGPRPAVAQQKVMEYKAMPEAERPAYEVLSTEIQKWYNADKGLSTQNEIAMRLI; translated from the coding sequence GTGACCAAAGAAGAAACAATCCAAGCAGCAGTAGCCACTGCCTATACTTTCGAGGAGTATATCACTCTCATCGAGCAGCTACACACCGAGGAGAAAGCAACCAGTTTTCCTGACAATAAATCCTACTACGACTATTCTGTTTTAGGCTTGTCTCGCATGAAGCGCGTGTACAAAAAAGTTGAACTCAATTCTGAGATCATTGATAGAATAAAAGCCATCTCGTCTCCACAGCACTGGGTTTTGATCAGCGAATCTTGGTGTGGAGATGCCTCGCAGACCGTCCCTGTGATTGCTAAGATAGCAGAGCAAAATCCCAACATTACACTGCATATCGTACTACGAGACTCCAACCCTGAGCTTATGGCTTACTACAAAACCAACGGTGCTACGTCTATCCCTATCCTAGTGATACTGAACGAAAATTGGTCAGAGATCACCGTATGGGGCCCAAGACCAGCAGTTGCCCAACAAAAAGTCATGGAGTACAAAGCCATGCCCGAAGCGGAACGACCTGCCTACGAAGTGTTGTCCACAGAAATACAGAAATGGTACAATGCTGATAAAGGGCTATCTACGCAAAATGAAATAGCTATGCGACTGATCTAG
- a CDS encoding RidA family protein, which translates to MTGRIIALGMLTLLLACTEKENLNSPRNTTMTQQKISFLNPKDLFNPKQNGFSHIVKVPEGKALYYFSGQWASDTSGKLVSEDFKEQVSKTVSNVKAALAASGLSINDVVKQTVYIVDFTMEKKQILIDVASKEWRVENFPASTIVPLPLLATAPNCLIEIEIIATK; encoded by the coding sequence ATGACAGGAAGAATAATAGCACTCGGTATGCTAACATTATTATTAGCATGTACAGAAAAAGAAAATTTAAACTCTCCAAGAAATACTACGATGACACAACAAAAAATCAGCTTTCTCAATCCTAAAGATTTATTTAATCCAAAACAAAATGGATTTTCACACATTGTAAAAGTCCCAGAGGGAAAAGCACTTTATTATTTTTCAGGCCAATGGGCTTCAGATACTAGCGGTAAATTAGTTTCAGAAGATTTTAAAGAACAAGTAAGTAAAACTGTTTCCAACGTTAAGGCGGCCTTAGCAGCTTCAGGGTTATCAATTAATGATGTAGTGAAACAAACTGTTTATATCGTAGATTTCACAATGGAAAAAAAGCAAATTCTTATTGATGTTGCATCTAAAGAATGGAGAGTGGAAAATTTCCCTGCCAGCACTATTGTTCCGCTACCACTACTCGCAACTGCTCCAAACTGCTTAATAGAAATTGAAATTATTGCTACTAAATAA
- a CDS encoding DUF1254 domain-containing protein codes for MIPKHKLPIAVSIISILTIGCQRTTQENQTEEKLVETSLIDHIKDKYNTEIPTKILTSDVIETRIGSLNFFDGLPSESTVEKVYDNLDFMRGVETFLNGIPATSIEGLRLGFQDAGANNSNQIAIFDDLLDSNPLFLTGNTSTVYASTFMNLHESGPVVVEVPAGCGPGTVNDAYFRFVVDMGAPGPDRGQGGKYLILPPDYDGETPDGYFVAKSTSYVNWLILRGFLVEGKPDTSSKMYRDGLKVYPLKDKDNPPNMEFINVSTKDFNTIHANNYDFYHELNDVIQREPVSFLDPELRGLFASIGIEKGKTFDPDERMKEILEDAVKVGNATARAISFRTREEEASIFKNGHWESGFLGGSYEWLKNEGKGGRYLDARTRFFYVATVNTPAMVLKMVGLGSQYALGVLDSKGNYLDGSKKYTLNIPANVPAKNFWSIVMYDPQTRSMLQTSQALPSVSSQRTPLVENEDGSVTLYFGSKNHAPEGKEANWLQSVDGKGFFVLFRLYGPLQPWFDKTWQPGDFELVQ; via the coding sequence ATGATTCCAAAACACAAATTACCAATCGCTGTTAGCATTATTTCAATCTTAACTATAGGCTGTCAACGTACCACTCAAGAAAATCAAACAGAGGAGAAATTAGTAGAAACTAGTTTGATTGATCATATAAAAGATAAATACAACACAGAAATACCGACAAAAATATTGACATCTGATGTCATTGAGACCAGAATAGGGTCGTTAAATTTCTTTGATGGACTCCCCTCAGAATCGACTGTAGAAAAAGTCTATGACAACCTTGATTTTATGAGAGGGGTCGAAACATTCTTGAATGGAATCCCTGCCACATCAATAGAAGGTCTTCGGCTTGGCTTTCAAGATGCAGGTGCCAATAATTCCAATCAGATAGCTATTTTCGATGATTTACTAGACTCAAATCCTTTGTTCTTAACAGGTAACACCAGTACAGTATATGCCTCAACCTTTATGAATCTGCACGAGAGTGGACCCGTAGTGGTAGAAGTACCCGCAGGCTGTGGTCCTGGTACAGTTAATGACGCATATTTCAGGTTTGTGGTTGATATGGGGGCTCCTGGGCCTGATAGAGGGCAAGGAGGTAAGTACCTGATTTTACCTCCAGACTATGATGGAGAGACACCTGATGGCTACTTTGTAGCAAAATCAACGAGCTATGTCAACTGGCTGATTTTAAGAGGGTTTTTGGTCGAGGGGAAACCTGATACGTCATCTAAAATGTATCGTGATGGGCTAAAAGTTTATCCTCTAAAAGATAAAGACAATCCTCCAAACATGGAGTTTATCAATGTTTCGACCAAAGATTTTAATACTATTCATGCCAACAATTATGACTTTTACCACGAATTGAATGATGTCATTCAGCGCGAACCAGTATCGTTTTTGGATCCAGAACTTCGGGGCTTGTTTGCAAGTATTGGTATAGAAAAGGGAAAGACTTTTGACCCGGATGAAAGAATGAAAGAAATCTTAGAAGATGCAGTAAAAGTTGGAAACGCAACTGCAAGAGCTATTTCATTTAGAACTCGTGAAGAAGAAGCTTCAATTTTTAAAAATGGACATTGGGAATCTGGATTTCTAGGTGGAAGTTATGAATGGTTGAAAAATGAAGGGAAGGGAGGACGCTATTTGGATGCACGTACACGCTTTTTCTATGTCGCGACTGTAAACACACCTGCTATGGTGCTCAAAATGGTGGGCTTAGGTTCTCAGTATGCGCTAGGGGTCTTGGATTCCAAAGGGAATTATCTAGACGGTAGTAAAAAGTACACCTTAAATATCCCTGCCAATGTTCCCGCAAAGAATTTTTGGTCTATAGTCATGTATGATCCACAAACACGCTCTATGCTCCAAACAAGTCAGGCACTTCCCAGTGTGAGTAGTCAAAGAACCCCATTGGTAGAGAATGAAGATGGGTCTGTTACCTTGTATTTTGGATCCAAGAACCACGCTCCCGAGGGAAAAGAGGCCAATTGGCTTCAGTCTGTAGATGGAAAAGGGTTCTTCGTATTGTTTAGACTCTATGGGCCACTTCAACCTTGGTTTGACAAAACATGGCAACCTGGTGATTTCGAACTGGTCCAATGA